From Corynebacterium frankenforstense DSM 45800, the proteins below share one genomic window:
- the ileS gene encoding isoleucine--tRNA ligase — MSKQDVGHAYPKVDMTDGSTRFAEMETNVLAYWDKDDTFRESLRQREGQPDYVFYDGPPFANGLPHYGHLLTGYVKDIVPRYKTMRGYHVPRVFGWDTHGLPAELEAEKQLGITDKGQVEDMGLAEFNDYCAKSVLAYTDEWQEYVTRQARWVDFEGGYKTMDLSYMESVIWAFKQLYDKGLIYQGFRVLPYSWAEHTPLSNQETRLDDSYKMRQDPTLTVTMPLTGAWEGTAGVKTWAEHPELHDAAAIAWTTTPWTLPSNLALAVHPEVTYELVRVGEKTSVAEFAGAKLLVAAELRDSYAKEFGGDAEVLGSFTGADLVGLTYKPVFGHFADRAESGAFRVLAADYVTTEDGTGIVHTAPAFGEDDMNVCNDNDIDLVIPVDMDGKFTSMVPEYEGQLVFDANKEIIRDLKAAGRVLRHQTIEHSYPHSWRSGQPLIYMALPSWFISVTKFRDLMVELNHEQIEWIPDHVRDGQFGKWLEGARDWNISRSRYWGSPIPAWVSDNPEYPRVDVYGSLDELEADFGVRPTSLHRPYIDELTRPNPDDPTGKSTMRRVTDVLDVWFDSGSMPFAQKHYPFENKDWFETHSPADFIVEYIGQTRGWFYVMHALSTALFGRPAYKKVVAHGIVLGNDGLKMSKSKGNYPNVNEVFDRDGSDAMRWFLMSSPILRGGNLIVTEQGIREGVRQALLPMWNAYSFLRLYSSKPAEWSVDSTNVLDRYILAKLHDVVAGVRDALDATDISRACDEVRWFCDALTNWYVRRSRDRFWAGDDDFPEAFNTLYTVLETLTRTAAPLLPMVSEVIWRGLTGGRSVHLTDFPDPEKIPADADLVAAMDAARAVCSAASSIRKAHKLRNRLPLAKLTVALPDTAALEPFADVIRDEVNVKNVEFTDDVDSVGSFQVVVNAKVAGPRLGGDVQKAIKAVKAGNYTREGGDVIADGVRLSGDEYTERLVAENPDSTARVEGLDGLVVLDMELTEELESEGWAADVVRGLQDARKAAGLEVSDRISVELAVPEEKAEWAHRHESWIAEEVLATSFEVVTGGIGEDAHEVIDGVSAAIAKA; from the coding sequence ATGAGCAAGCAAGACGTGGGGCACGCCTACCCCAAGGTCGACATGACGGACGGGTCCACCCGCTTCGCCGAGATGGAGACCAACGTCCTGGCCTACTGGGACAAGGACGACACCTTCCGGGAGTCGCTGCGCCAGCGTGAGGGCCAGCCCGACTACGTCTTCTACGACGGCCCGCCCTTCGCCAACGGCCTGCCGCACTACGGGCACCTGCTCACCGGCTACGTCAAGGACATCGTCCCGCGCTACAAGACCATGCGCGGCTACCACGTCCCGCGCGTCTTCGGCTGGGACACCCACGGCCTGCCCGCCGAGCTCGAGGCCGAGAAGCAGCTCGGCATCACCGACAAGGGCCAGGTCGAGGACATGGGGCTCGCGGAGTTCAACGACTACTGCGCCAAGTCCGTGCTCGCCTACACCGACGAGTGGCAGGAGTACGTCACCCGCCAGGCCCGCTGGGTCGACTTCGAGGGCGGCTACAAGACGATGGACCTGAGCTACATGGAGTCCGTCATCTGGGCCTTCAAGCAGCTCTACGACAAGGGCCTGATCTACCAGGGCTTCCGCGTGCTGCCGTACTCCTGGGCCGAGCACACCCCGCTGTCCAACCAGGAGACCCGCCTCGACGACTCCTACAAGATGCGCCAGGACCCCACCCTGACCGTCACCATGCCGCTGACCGGCGCCTGGGAGGGCACCGCCGGCGTCAAGACCTGGGCCGAGCACCCGGAGCTGCACGACGCAGCCGCCATCGCCTGGACCACCACCCCCTGGACCCTGCCGTCGAACCTGGCGCTGGCCGTCCACCCCGAGGTCACCTACGAGCTCGTCCGCGTCGGCGAGAAGACCTCCGTCGCCGAGTTCGCCGGCGCGAAGCTGCTCGTCGCCGCCGAGCTGCGCGACTCCTACGCCAAGGAGTTCGGCGGGGACGCCGAGGTCCTCGGCAGCTTCACCGGCGCGGACCTGGTCGGCCTGACCTACAAGCCGGTCTTCGGCCACTTCGCCGATCGTGCCGAGTCGGGCGCCTTCCGCGTGCTGGCCGCCGACTACGTCACCACCGAGGACGGCACCGGCATCGTCCACACCGCCCCGGCCTTCGGTGAGGACGACATGAACGTCTGCAACGACAACGACATCGACCTGGTCATCCCGGTCGACATGGACGGCAAGTTCACCTCGATGGTCCCCGAGTACGAGGGCCAGCTGGTCTTCGACGCCAACAAGGAGATCATCCGCGACCTCAAGGCCGCCGGCCGCGTGCTGCGCCACCAGACCATCGAGCACTCCTACCCGCACTCGTGGCGCTCCGGCCAGCCGCTGATCTACATGGCGCTGCCGAGCTGGTTCATCTCCGTGACGAAGTTCCGCGACCTGATGGTCGAGCTCAACCACGAGCAGATCGAGTGGATCCCGGACCACGTGCGCGACGGGCAGTTCGGCAAGTGGCTCGAGGGCGCGCGCGACTGGAACATCTCGCGCTCGCGCTACTGGGGCTCGCCGATCCCGGCGTGGGTCTCGGACAACCCGGAGTACCCGCGCGTGGACGTCTACGGCTCCCTCGACGAGCTCGAGGCCGACTTCGGCGTGCGCCCGACCTCGCTGCACCGCCCCTACATCGACGAGCTGACCCGCCCGAACCCGGACGACCCGACGGGCAAGTCCACCATGCGCCGCGTCACCGACGTCCTCGACGTCTGGTTCGACTCCGGCTCCATGCCGTTCGCGCAGAAGCACTACCCGTTCGAGAACAAGGACTGGTTCGAGACCCACTCGCCGGCCGACTTCATCGTCGAGTACATCGGCCAGACCCGCGGCTGGTTCTACGTCATGCACGCGCTGTCGACGGCGCTGTTCGGCCGCCCGGCCTACAAGAAGGTCGTCGCCCACGGCATCGTGCTGGGCAACGACGGGCTGAAGATGTCGAAGTCGAAGGGCAACTACCCGAACGTCAACGAGGTCTTCGACCGCGACGGCTCGGACGCCATGCGCTGGTTCCTGATGAGCTCGCCGATCCTGCGCGGCGGCAACCTGATCGTCACCGAGCAGGGCATCCGCGAGGGCGTGCGCCAGGCGCTGCTGCCGATGTGGAACGCCTACTCCTTCCTGCGGCTGTACTCCTCGAAGCCGGCCGAGTGGTCCGTGGACTCCACCAACGTGCTGGACCGCTACATCCTGGCCAAGCTCCACGACGTCGTCGCCGGCGTGCGCGACGCGCTCGACGCGACGGACATCTCGCGGGCCTGCGACGAGGTGCGCTGGTTCTGCGACGCGCTGACGAACTGGTACGTGCGCCGCTCCCGCGACCGCTTCTGGGCGGGCGACGACGACTTCCCGGAGGCCTTCAACACCCTGTACACGGTGCTGGAGACCCTGACGCGCACCGCGGCGCCGCTGCTGCCGATGGTCTCCGAGGTCATCTGGCGCGGCCTGACCGGCGGGCGCTCGGTGCACCTGACGGACTTCCCGGACCCGGAGAAGATCCCGGCCGACGCCGACCTGGTCGCGGCCATGGACGCGGCCCGCGCGGTGTGCAGCGCGGCGTCGTCGATCCGCAAGGCGCACAAGCTGCGCAACCGTCTGCCGCTGGCGAAGCTGACCGTCGCGCTGCCGGACACCGCGGCGCTCGAGCCGTTCGCCGACGTCATCCGCGACGAGGTCAACGTCAAGAACGTCGAGTTCACCGACGACGTCGACTCGGTGGGCTCCTTCCAGGTCGTCGTCAACGCGAAGGTCGCCGGCCCGCGCCTGGGCGGCGACGTGCAGAAGGCGATCAAGGCCGTCAAGGCGGGCAACTACACCCGCGAGGGCGGCGACGTCATCGCCGACGGCGTGCGCCTGAGCGGCGACGAGTACACCGAGCGCCTGGTCGCGGAGAACCCGGACTCCACCGCGCGCGTCGAGGGACTCGACGGCCTGGTCGTGCTCGACATGGAGCTGACCGAGGAGCTCGAGTCCGAGGGCTGGGCCGCCGACGTGGTCCGCGGCCTGCAGGACGCGCGCAAGGCCGCCGGGCTCGAGGTCTCCGACCGCATCTCGGTCGAGCTGGCCGTGCCGGAGGAGAAGGCCGAGTGGGCGCACCGCCACGAGTCCTGGATCGCCGAGGAGGTGCTGGCGACCTCGTTTGAGGTGGTCACCGGCGGTATCGGCGAGGACGCGCACGAGGTCATCGACGGCGTCTCCGCGGCGATCGCGAAGGCCTAG
- a CDS encoding DivIVA domain-containing protein, translating into MPLTPADVHNVAFSKPPIGKRGYNEDEVDQFLDLVEDTLAQYQDENEDLRQRVSELQSGEGKGAAATPTPAPATKAEDKVDEAALRKEIEQKLRAEYDTKLADAKKAADQAKADADKARKDAEEARKSAASAGEQKAAAPAAAAAPAAAGAAGGAATAETHMQAAKVLSLAQEMADRLTSEAQADSSSMLEEARTSAEKQISDAESRAKTLVSDAEKKAEQTTSEANSRAQAQIRQAEEKAASLQKDAERKHNEIMTTVKQQQNALETRIAELRTFEREYRTRLKTLLQSQLDELDSRGSAAPNANEGAEN; encoded by the coding sequence ATGCCGCTGACACCAGCTGATGTGCACAACGTCGCTTTCAGTAAGCCGCCGATCGGCAAGCGTGGCTACAACGAGGACGAGGTCGACCAGTTCCTCGACCTCGTGGAGGACACCCTCGCCCAGTACCAGGACGAGAACGAGGACCTCCGTCAGCGGGTGAGCGAGCTGCAGTCCGGCGAGGGCAAGGGCGCCGCCGCGACCCCGACGCCGGCCCCGGCCACCAAGGCCGAGGACAAGGTCGACGAGGCCGCCCTGCGCAAGGAGATCGAGCAGAAGCTGCGCGCCGAATACGACACGAAGCTCGCCGACGCCAAGAAGGCCGCCGACCAGGCCAAGGCCGACGCCGACAAGGCCCGCAAGGACGCCGAGGAGGCCCGCAAGTCCGCCGCCTCCGCCGGCGAGCAGAAGGCCGCCGCCCCGGCCGCCGCTGCCGCTCCGGCCGCCGCCGGCGCCGCCGGTGGTGCCGCGACCGCGGAGACCCACATGCAGGCCGCCAAGGTCCTCAGCCTGGCCCAGGAGATGGCCGACCGCCTCACCTCCGAGGCCCAGGCCGACTCCTCCTCGATGCTCGAGGAGGCGCGCACCTCCGCCGAGAAGCAGATCTCGGACGCCGAGTCCCGCGCCAAGACCCTGGTCTCCGACGCCGAGAAGAAGGCCGAGCAGACCACCTCCGAGGCGAACTCCCGCGCCCAGGCGCAGATCCGCCAGGCCGAGGAGAAGGCCGCGTCCCTGCAGAAGGACGCCGAGCGCAAGCACAACGAGATCATGACCACGGTCAAGCAGCAGCAGAACGCGCTGGAGACCCGCATCGCCGAGCTGCGCACCTTCGAGCGCGAGTACCGCACCCGCCTGAAGACCCTGCTGCAGTCCCAGCTGGACGAGCTGGACTCCCGCGGCAGCGCGGCCCCGAACGCCAACGAGGGCGCCGAGAACTAG
- a CDS encoding YggT family protein, which produces METVGVLLLFLIGLFQLVLVVRIIIEMIHSFSRQFAPPRWFYPVAEPMFRITDPPVKALRRIIPPLRMGGVALDISVIVLFIILQLITLLVRLIFFPVPGITA; this is translated from the coding sequence GTGGAAACCGTCGGAGTGCTGCTGCTGTTTTTGATCGGTCTTTTCCAGCTGGTGCTGGTGGTGCGGATCATCATCGAGATGATCCACTCCTTTTCCCGGCAATTCGCCCCGCCGCGCTGGTTTTACCCGGTCGCTGAACCGATGTTCCGGATCACCGATCCGCCGGTGAAGGCGCTGCGCAGAATTATTCCCCCGCTGCGTATGGGTGGGGTGGCGCTGGACATTTCCGTCATCGTCCTTTTCATCATCCTCCAGCTGATTACCTTGCTGGTGAGGCTGATCTTCTTCCCCGTCCCGGGAATCACGGCCTAG
- a CDS encoding cell division protein SepF, translated as MSIIRSAREFFGLTPMDEIADDEYYADEPRETEREHYSAHREPAAAYEPRRYDYQRRVAVVPVVLTSYRQASRVGEPFRDGDAVVFDISGMEQKEATRIVDFAAGICFALEGKMVKIAPRVFAVTPKGADVDQAELERAARVR; from the coding sequence ATGTCGATCATCAGGAGCGCCCGGGAGTTCTTCGGCCTCACGCCGATGGACGAGATCGCGGACGACGAGTACTACGCCGACGAGCCGCGCGAGACCGAGCGCGAGCACTACTCGGCGCACCGCGAGCCGGCCGCGGCCTACGAGCCGCGCCGCTACGACTACCAGCGCCGCGTCGCCGTGGTGCCGGTCGTGCTGACCTCCTACCGCCAGGCCTCCCGCGTCGGCGAGCCGTTCCGTGACGGCGACGCCGTCGTCTTCGACATCTCCGGCATGGAGCAGAAGGAGGCGACCCGCATCGTCGACTTCGCCGCCGGCATCTGCTTCGCCCTGGAGGGCAAGATGGTCAAGATCGCCCCGCGCGTCTTCGCCGTGACGCCCAAGGGCGCCGACGTCGACCAGGCCGAGCTCGAGCGCGCGGCCCGCGTCCGCTGA
- a CDS encoding YggS family pyridoxal phosphate-dependent enzyme: MTEIDDVAPERAAELRAALARVKDRVSDAERAAGREPGSVRLLPVSKFHPVGDIAALAAAGVESFGENREQEAREKAAALPGVKFHMIGQIQTKKANSVARWAAVVESVDSVRLAGKLDRGVALAVERGERAEGELPCLVQWSADGDPERGGVPDADLDAVCAAVADAAHLRLAGLMCVPPLGADAEETFTRARAIVDNLGDGMILSAGMSADLEAAVAAGSDLVRVGTGIFGPRPLA, encoded by the coding sequence ATGACCGAGATTGACGACGTCGCGCCCGAACGCGCCGCAGAGCTGCGTGCGGCGTTGGCGCGGGTGAAGGACCGTGTCTCCGACGCCGAGCGCGCCGCCGGGCGCGAGCCCGGCTCCGTGCGCCTTTTGCCGGTCTCCAAGTTCCACCCGGTCGGCGACATCGCCGCGCTGGCCGCGGCGGGCGTGGAGTCCTTCGGCGAGAACCGCGAGCAGGAGGCCCGCGAGAAGGCCGCCGCGCTGCCCGGGGTGAAGTTCCACATGATCGGCCAGATCCAGACCAAGAAGGCCAACTCGGTGGCCCGCTGGGCGGCCGTCGTCGAGTCCGTGGACTCGGTGCGTCTGGCCGGGAAGCTGGACCGGGGCGTCGCGCTGGCCGTCGAACGCGGCGAGCGCGCCGAGGGCGAGCTGCCCTGCCTGGTGCAGTGGTCCGCCGACGGCGACCCCGAGCGCGGCGGCGTTCCCGACGCCGACCTGGACGCGGTGTGCGCCGCCGTCGCGGACGCGGCGCACCTGCGCCTCGCGGGGCTGATGTGCGTGCCCCCGTTGGGCGCCGACGCCGAGGAGACCTTCACGCGGGCACGCGCGATCGTCGATAATTTGGGCGACGGGATGATCCTGTCGGCCGGCATGTCCGCGGACCTCGAGGCCGCGGTCGCGGCGGGCAGCGATCTCGTGCGTGTCGGAACCGGCATCTTCGGGCCGCGCCCGTTAGCCTGA
- the pgeF gene encoding peptidoglycan editing factor PgeF — translation MLRHLFTARAGGVSAAPYDSLNLGHHVGDDPAAVAANRARLGVDPERIVWMDQVHSTTVRVVDAPAAAPLPATDAVVTDRPGVVLAVLVADCVPVLLGDAEAGVVAAVHAGRKGAAGGIVPAALETMVSLGARPERVTAWLGPAAGGASYEVPAAMAADVERTLPGSRSTTSAGTCGLDLRRGLAAQLRAAGVAEIHVDSADTITDARYFSHRREGTTGRQAGLVWCERGLQDDRD, via the coding sequence ATGCTGAGGCACCTGTTCACCGCGCGCGCCGGGGGTGTCTCCGCGGCGCCGTACGACTCGCTCAACCTCGGCCACCACGTCGGCGACGACCCGGCGGCCGTGGCCGCCAACCGGGCGCGCCTCGGGGTGGACCCGGAACGCATCGTGTGGATGGACCAGGTCCACTCCACGACGGTGCGCGTCGTCGACGCCCCGGCCGCCGCGCCCCTCCCGGCCACCGACGCCGTGGTCACCGACCGCCCGGGCGTGGTGCTCGCCGTGCTCGTCGCGGACTGCGTGCCCGTGCTGCTCGGCGACGCCGAGGCCGGCGTGGTCGCCGCCGTGCACGCCGGACGCAAGGGCGCGGCCGGCGGCATCGTGCCCGCCGCCCTGGAGACGATGGTCTCCCTGGGCGCGCGGCCCGAGCGCGTGACCGCCTGGCTCGGCCCGGCCGCAGGGGGCGCCAGCTACGAGGTTCCCGCCGCGATGGCCGCCGACGTCGAGCGCACCCTGCCCGGCTCGCGCTCGACCACCTCGGCCGGCACGTGCGGGCTGGACCTGCGCCGCGGCCTGGCCGCCCAGCTGCGCGCCGCCGGCGTCGCCGAGATCCACGTAGACTCCGCCGACACGATCACGGACGCGCGTTACTTCTCCCACCGGCGTGAGGGCACCACCGGCCGGCAGGCGGGACTGGTGTGGTGCGAGAGAGGACTGCAAGATGACCGAGATTGA
- the ftsZ gene encoding cell division protein FtsZ, which yields MTSPNNYLAVIKVVGVGGGGVNAVNRMIEEGLKGVEFIAVNTDSQALMFSDADVKLDIGREATRGLGAGANPEVGRGSAEDHKSEIEESLKGADMVFVTAGEGGGTGTGAAPVVAGIAKKMGALTIGVVTRPFKFEGKRRTRQAYDGIDNLREVCDTVIVIPNDRLLQLGDASLSMMEAFRAADEVLHNGVQGITSLITTPGVINVDFADVRSVMANAGSALMGVGSSRGDNRVMAAAEQAINSPLLESTMDGATGVLLSIAGGSDLGMMEVNEAASMVQEQADDDVNLIFGTIIDDNLGDEVRVTIVATGFDAANNQVAEGGAAGAGAAASGADAAQHGAGAAGAAGVGAGAGVGAGAGESRPAADPTPAPRGSLFADRGRHHRSDEGMFTGSDDWQAPRREERPAARPAEPADEDDLDVPDFLR from the coding sequence ATGACCTCTCCGAACAACTACCTCGCCGTCATCAAGGTCGTCGGCGTCGGCGGCGGCGGAGTCAACGCCGTCAACCGCATGATCGAGGAGGGCCTGAAGGGCGTCGAGTTCATCGCCGTCAACACGGACTCCCAGGCCCTGATGTTCTCCGACGCGGACGTCAAGCTCGACATCGGCCGCGAGGCCACCCGCGGGCTCGGCGCCGGCGCAAACCCGGAGGTCGGCCGCGGCTCCGCCGAGGACCACAAGAGCGAGATCGAGGAGTCCCTCAAGGGCGCCGACATGGTCTTCGTCACCGCCGGCGAGGGCGGCGGCACGGGCACCGGCGCCGCGCCGGTCGTCGCGGGCATCGCCAAGAAGATGGGCGCGCTGACCATCGGCGTGGTCACCCGCCCGTTCAAGTTCGAGGGCAAGCGCCGTACGCGCCAGGCCTACGACGGCATCGACAACCTGCGCGAGGTCTGCGACACCGTCATCGTCATCCCGAACGACCGCCTGCTGCAGCTCGGCGACGCCTCGCTGTCCATGATGGAGGCCTTCCGCGCCGCCGACGAGGTCCTGCACAACGGCGTCCAGGGCATCACCAGCCTGATCACCACCCCGGGCGTGATCAACGTCGACTTCGCCGACGTCCGCTCCGTGATGGCCAACGCCGGCTCCGCCCTGATGGGCGTCGGCTCCTCGCGGGGCGACAACCGCGTGATGGCCGCCGCCGAGCAGGCCATCAACTCGCCGCTGCTCGAGTCCACCATGGACGGCGCGACCGGCGTGCTGCTCTCCATCGCCGGCGGCTCCGACCTGGGCATGATGGAGGTCAACGAGGCCGCCAGCATGGTCCAGGAGCAGGCCGACGACGACGTCAACCTGATCTTCGGCACCATCATCGACGACAACCTGGGCGACGAGGTCCGCGTGACCATCGTCGCGACGGGTTTCGACGCCGCCAACAACCAGGTGGCTGAGGGCGGCGCGGCCGGCGCCGGCGCGGCTGCTTCGGGTGCCGACGCCGCGCAGCACGGCGCGGGTGCTGCCGGTGCGGCCGGCGTTGGTGCCGGTGCTGGCGTTGGTGCCGGCGCGGGCGAGTCCCGCCCCGCCGCGGACCCGACCCCGGCCCCGCGCGGCTCGCTCTTCGCCGACCGCGGCCGTCACCACCGCAGCGACGAGGGCATGTTCACCGGCTCCGACGACTGGCAGGCCCCGCGCCGCGAGGAGCGGCCCGCCGCCCGCCCGGCCGAGCCGGCCGACGAGGACGACCTGGACGTCCCGGACTTCCTGCGCTGA
- a CDS encoding cell division protein FtsQ/DivIB, giving the protein MTLIVAAVVAVAVLAGVAVWAFPVFTVRDIEVEGNTNVAAEQVVEATGVGEGENLVRVDTTAAAGGVASLPWVRQATVGRHLPGTLKVTVVERTAVLKSGDKLIDDQGEEFSVDNPPEGILEAEGEAAAAPEVAEAAVALDPETRGQMAKVSAASPEEITFHTKDGREVYWGSAEAAHDKALATRTVLKREGQHWNVSNPQLVTVR; this is encoded by the coding sequence GTGACCCTGATCGTCGCGGCCGTGGTGGCCGTGGCGGTGCTCGCGGGCGTGGCCGTGTGGGCCTTCCCGGTCTTCACGGTGCGCGACATCGAGGTCGAGGGCAACACGAACGTCGCGGCCGAGCAGGTCGTCGAGGCCACCGGCGTCGGTGAGGGCGAGAACCTCGTGCGCGTGGACACCACGGCCGCAGCCGGCGGCGTGGCTTCCCTGCCGTGGGTGCGCCAGGCCACCGTGGGCCGCCACCTGCCGGGGACGCTGAAGGTCACGGTCGTCGAGCGCACGGCCGTGCTCAAGAGCGGCGACAAACTCATCGACGACCAGGGTGAGGAGTTCAGCGTGGACAACCCGCCCGAGGGGATCCTCGAGGCCGAGGGCGAGGCCGCCGCGGCCCCCGAGGTCGCGGAGGCCGCCGTCGCGCTCGACCCGGAAACCCGCGGGCAGATGGCCAAGGTCTCGGCCGCCTCGCCGGAGGAGATCACCTTCCACACGAAGGACGGCCGCGAGGTCTACTGGGGCTCGGCCGAGGCCGCCCACGACAAGGCCCTGGCCACCCGCACCGTGCTCAAGCGCGAGGGCCAGCACTGGAACGTCTCCAACCCGCAGCTGGTCACGGTCCGCTAG